In Chryseobacterium gleum, a single genomic region encodes these proteins:
- a CDS encoding M28 family peptidase: MKKIFIILPLFLSGFLFSQKKPQKNPAKKGTVAKFNYHDEFRKISDEIMTNGAAYENLGELTKGIGPRFSATPGYAKAVEWAEKKFKEIGINMIWRQEAKTPVWIRGKESLQIKAGNGDWKNIRMLSFGNSEGTGGKDLTGEIILINSTSELNAMSVGQLRDKIVFVNVPMDPKIINTSDSYLQTAKSKLISASVIAKTGAKALIIRSLTTANDDTPHAKMIYYEPDDKIKIPALSIGVRSADELEKTLKSQKVTAKINMTAQSKSDTTNPNIIAEIQGKKDSKVIVLGAQLDSWDVGEGAIDDGTGVVQCIEVLRTLKALGYENNHTIRVVLYANSENGGQGREMYAAYVKKKEEKHVFALGTDAGGYSPRGFSLDMSPQRRRLVYPWKEYFLPYGVYDFDQTEAIQDISPLKKLDIPLAELVVDTQRYFDYHHSEQDTFDKVNKRELLLGAVAITQMIFMVDKNW; encoded by the coding sequence ATGAAAAAAATATTCATTATACTTCCACTCTTTTTGAGTGGATTTTTATTTTCTCAAAAAAAGCCACAAAAAAATCCGGCAAAAAAAGGAACGGTTGCCAAATTCAATTATCATGATGAGTTCAGAAAAATTTCGGATGAAATTATGACCAACGGCGCTGCTTATGAAAACCTGGGAGAACTTACCAAAGGAATCGGGCCACGTTTCAGTGCCACACCAGGATATGCAAAAGCCGTAGAATGGGCAGAAAAAAAATTTAAGGAAATCGGCATAAACATGATCTGGAGGCAGGAAGCCAAAACCCCGGTTTGGATCAGAGGAAAAGAATCACTGCAGATAAAAGCAGGAAACGGAGACTGGAAAAATATCAGGATGCTTTCTTTTGGAAACTCTGAAGGAACAGGCGGAAAAGACCTTACAGGTGAAATTATTTTAATTAATTCCACATCAGAGCTTAACGCTATGTCGGTAGGGCAATTAAGAGACAAAATAGTTTTCGTAAATGTTCCAATGGACCCGAAAATTATCAATACCAGTGATTCCTATTTACAAACTGCAAAATCAAAATTAATTTCCGCATCTGTTATTGCCAAAACAGGCGCAAAAGCATTAATTATAAGATCATTAACAACTGCCAATGATGATACTCCGCATGCCAAAATGATTTACTACGAACCGGATGATAAAATTAAAATTCCGGCTTTGTCTATCGGGGTAAGATCTGCGGATGAATTGGAGAAAACCCTGAAAAGTCAAAAAGTTACCGCTAAAATCAATATGACCGCACAGTCAAAAAGCGATACCACCAATCCCAATATCATTGCTGAAATTCAGGGCAAAAAAGATTCTAAAGTAATTGTTTTAGGTGCCCAGCTTGATTCCTGGGATGTTGGCGAAGGCGCCATTGATGACGGAACAGGTGTTGTGCAGTGTATTGAAGTCTTAAGGACGTTGAAAGCGCTTGGATACGAAAATAATCACACCATCAGAGTAGTTTTGTATGCCAACAGTGAAAACGGAGGACAGGGCCGCGAAATGTACGCCGCTTATGTAAAAAAGAAAGAGGAAAAACATGTATTTGCTTTAGGAACTGATGCCGGAGGATATTCTCCACGGGGATTTTCTTTAGACATGTCACCTCAGAGAAGAAGACTGGTATATCCATGGAAAGAATATTTTCTTCCTTACGGAGTTTATGATTTTGACCAGACTGAGGCTATTCAGGACATTTCACCCTTGAAAAAACTTGATATTCCCTTGGCAGAGCTCGTTGTAGATACACAAAGATATTTCGATTACCATCATTCCGAGCAGGATACTTTTGATAAAGTGAATAAAAGAGAACTACTGCTCGGAGCGGTTGCCATCACACAGATGATTTTTATGGTTGATAAAAACTGGTAA
- a CDS encoding thioredoxin family protein, with amino-acid sequence MYTELTEDTLQNIVNDNEKVVVQYGATWCGNCRIMKPKFKKLAAENDSIPFLYVDAEKLPESRKLAKVDNLPTFAIFKNGELVNQVQSNQAESLINLFNELA; translated from the coding sequence ATGTATACAGAATTAACCGAAGATACATTACAAAATATAGTGAACGACAATGAAAAAGTAGTTGTTCAGTATGGCGCGACATGGTGCGGAAACTGCAGAATCATGAAGCCGAAATTCAAAAAATTAGCAGCTGAAAATGATTCTATCCCATTTTTATATGTAGATGCAGAAAAGCTGCCTGAAAGCAGAAAATTAGCAAAAGTAGACAACTTACCTACTTTCGCCATCTTTAAAAACGGAGAGCTTGTAAACCAGGTTCAGTCTAACCAGGCAGAAAGTTTAATTAACCTTTTTAATGAATTAGCATAA
- a CDS encoding Bax inhibitor-1/YccA family protein, whose protein sequence is MMTDVLVAHSSEVEKANFYKKTYLHVALSILAFIGVETILLKTVPQEIIFMMFSQKYIWLLIIGVFWLASVLASKWSLSQSKSTQYLGLGFYILLEAIIFMPLLFIATNIQGGANVIFQAATLTIAMFAGISAVAFTSKRDFSFLRNIIIIGGFISIGLIVGGMIFGFNLGLWFSVGMVILASATILYQTSKLKDSYGTNQYVGAALQLFASIMLLFWYILSILMSRRN, encoded by the coding sequence ATGATGACAGATGTTTTAGTTGCTCATTCTTCAGAGGTGGAGAAGGCAAATTTTTACAAGAAGACGTATTTGCATGTCGCATTATCGATTCTTGCATTTATTGGAGTGGAAACAATATTATTGAAAACGGTTCCGCAGGAAATTATATTTATGATGTTTAGTCAGAAATATATCTGGCTGCTGATTATCGGAGTTTTCTGGTTAGCTTCTGTTTTAGCTTCCAAATGGTCGCTTTCTCAAAGCAAATCTACTCAGTATTTAGGATTAGGATTTTACATTTTGCTGGAAGCAATTATCTTTATGCCACTTCTTTTTATTGCTACCAATATCCAGGGTGGAGCTAATGTAATCTTTCAGGCAGCTACTTTAACCATTGCTATGTTTGCAGGTATTTCTGCTGTGGCATTTACTTCTAAAAGAGATTTTTCTTTTTTAAGAAACATTATTATAATCGGTGGGTTTATCTCCATCGGATTGATTGTGGGAGGAATGATCTTCGGTTTTAACCTTGGGTTATGGTTTTCTGTAGGAATGGTGATTTTAGCTTCAGCTACCATTCTGTATCAGACAAGTAAACTGAAAGATTCTTATGGTACGAATCAGTATGTGGGAGCGGCATTGCAGCTTTTTGCTTCTATTATGCTTTTATTCTGGTATATTCTGAGTATTCTGATGAGCAGAAGAAACTAA
- the serC gene encoding 3-phosphoserine/phosphohydroxythreonine transaminase: protein MSKKHNFSAGPCILPQEVFEKSAQAILDFNGIGLSLLEISHRSKDFVAVMDEARAIVKRLMNLGDDYEVLYLGGGASLQFAMVPYNLMKVGGKAAYLDTGTWAAGAIKEAKKVGTVDIVGSSKEENYSFIPKDYTVGSEYDYFHCTSNNTIYGTQMKSFPEVDTLMVCDMSSDIFSRQLDFSKFDLIYAGAQKNMGPAGVTLVVVKKDILGKTGRENMFSILDYSQHIAKESMYNTPPVFPVYASLLTLQYLERNGGIAAAEQRNEAKAKLLYDEIDSNPLFETFCVKEDRSLMNVSFRITDESKKEEFDNAWKAAGISGLNGHRSLGGYRASLYNALPIESVQVLVDVMKSIK, encoded by the coding sequence ATGAGCAAAAAGCACAACTTCAGCGCAGGACCATGTATTTTACCACAGGAGGTATTTGAAAAATCAGCACAGGCTATCTTAGACTTTAACGGTATCGGATTGTCTCTACTTGAAATTTCCCACAGAAGTAAGGATTTCGTTGCGGTAATGGACGAAGCGCGTGCCATTGTAAAAAGATTGATGAATCTTGGTGATGATTATGAAGTACTTTATTTAGGAGGAGGTGCCAGCCTGCAGTTTGCAATGGTTCCTTACAATCTGATGAAAGTAGGTGGAAAAGCAGCTTACCTGGATACAGGAACATGGGCAGCGGGAGCCATCAAAGAAGCAAAAAAAGTAGGAACAGTAGACATAGTAGGCTCATCAAAAGAAGAGAACTATTCTTTTATTCCTAAAGATTATACAGTTGGATCAGAATATGATTATTTCCACTGCACTTCCAACAATACAATATACGGAACTCAGATGAAATCTTTCCCTGAAGTGGATACACTGATGGTTTGTGATATGAGCTCTGATATTTTCTCAAGACAGCTGGATTTTTCCAAGTTTGACCTGATCTATGCCGGTGCCCAGAAAAATATGGGACCTGCAGGAGTTACTTTAGTAGTTGTGAAAAAAGATATCCTTGGAAAAACAGGAAGAGAAAACATGTTTTCTATCCTGGATTATTCTCAGCACATTGCTAAAGAATCGATGTACAATACTCCACCGGTATTTCCTGTGTATGCCTCTTTACTTACCCTTCAGTATCTTGAAAGAAACGGAGGAATTGCTGCTGCAGAACAAAGAAATGAAGCAAAAGCCAAGCTTTTATATGATGAAATCGACAGCAACCCGTTATTCGAAACTTTCTGCGTAAAAGAAGACCGTTCACTGATGAATGTTTCTTTCAGAATTACAGACGAAAGTAAGAAAGAAGAGTTTGATAATGCATGGAAAGCTGCCGGAATCAGTGGCTTAAACGGGCACAGAAGCCTTGGCGGCTACAGAGCAAGTTTATACAATGCCCTGCCGATTGAAAGTGTACAGGTTCTGGTAGATGTGATGAAGTCGATAAAATAG
- a CDS encoding M28 family peptidase has translation MKKILGTSLLLFGMLAFGQSKEDSIQFRKISTEILNNGKGYTELRELTKNIGHRLSGSEAYEKSVKWAEQKLRDAGADKVWLQEVMIPVWERGKESLHIQTSNGKWKSLKMLSLGNSEGTGGKDVSGEIIMVKSMEEYDKLPAEKVKDKIVFFNYAFSQSFIETFKAYGDAAKYRTTAASLTAKKGGKFAIVRSLSSAFDDIPHTGAMRYEDKVSKIPAVAIGSTTADELEALLKNQKVTAKLNSNCGMKGEKLSHSVIGEITGKKDQSVIVVGGHLDSWDVGEGAHDDGAGIVQSIEVLRTFKKLGIQNTHTIRVVCFANEENGVKGGIQYGKTVKEKNEKHLFAIETDAGGFAPRGIALDMDDAKRNQIKSWSNLFLPYGVYNFEERFSGTDLYPLHDMGIPAAELMPDSQRYFDIHHTVEDTFEKVNRRELLLGATALTQIIYMIDKNW, from the coding sequence ATGAAAAAGATATTAGGAACTTCACTATTACTTTTTGGAATGCTTGCTTTCGGCCAGTCTAAAGAAGATTCCATTCAGTTCAGAAAAATCTCCACAGAAATCCTGAACAACGGAAAAGGATATACTGAGCTGAGAGAACTTACAAAGAATATCGGACATCGTTTAAGCGGGTCTGAAGCCTATGAAAAATCCGTAAAATGGGCTGAACAAAAACTCCGTGATGCCGGAGCTGATAAGGTGTGGCTTCAGGAGGTAATGATCCCGGTATGGGAAAGAGGAAAAGAATCCCTGCACATCCAGACTTCGAACGGCAAGTGGAAAAGCCTTAAAATGCTTTCTCTTGGAAACTCGGAAGGCACCGGAGGAAAAGATGTTTCAGGGGAAATCATCATGGTAAAATCTATGGAAGAATATGATAAGCTTCCCGCGGAAAAAGTGAAAGATAAAATTGTTTTCTTCAACTATGCTTTCAGCCAGTCTTTCATAGAAACCTTTAAAGCATATGGTGATGCTGCCAAATACAGAACTACAGCCGCTTCTCTGACAGCCAAAAAAGGAGGTAAATTTGCTATCGTTAGATCTCTTTCTTCTGCATTTGACGATATTCCCCACACCGGAGCAATGCGCTATGAAGACAAGGTTTCCAAAATACCGGCTGTAGCCATCGGAAGTACTACAGCAGACGAACTGGAAGCATTATTGAAAAATCAGAAAGTAACGGCAAAACTCAATTCCAACTGCGGAATGAAAGGCGAGAAACTCTCCCACTCTGTTATTGGTGAAATCACCGGTAAAAAAGATCAAAGTGTTATTGTTGTCGGCGGACACCTTGATTCCTGGGATGTAGGCGAAGGTGCCCATGATGACGGAGCCGGGATTGTTCAAAGTATTGAAGTATTGAGAACTTTTAAAAAATTAGGAATTCAGAACACCCACACCATCAGAGTGGTCTGCTTTGCCAATGAAGAAAACGGAGTAAAAGGCGGAATTCAATATGGTAAAACAGTAAAAGAGAAGAATGAAAAACATCTTTTTGCCATAGAAACAGATGCCGGAGGTTTTGCACCGAGAGGAATTGCCCTGGATATGGATGATGCCAAAAGAAACCAGATCAAAAGCTGGTCAAACCTGTTTCTTCCTTACGGAGTTTATAATTTTGAAGAACGGTTTTCAGGCACCGACCTCTACCCGCTTCATGACATGGGAATTCCTGCGGCCGAACTGATGCCGGATTCTCAGCGTTATTTCGATATTCACCATACAGTAGAAGATACTTTTGAAAAGGTGAACCGAAGAGAACTTTTATTAGGCGCTACTGCTTTGACACAGATAAT
- a CDS encoding 4Fe-4S binding protein: MAIKITDECINCGACEPECPNNAIYEGAVDWKASDGTALQGTITLPSGLTVDANAPQEPVSDDVYFIVTDKCTECKGFHEEPQCAAVCPVDCCVPDEDHVESEEALLNKKAFLHGE; the protein is encoded by the coding sequence ATGGCTATTAAAATAACTGATGAATGCATTAACTGTGGGGCTTGCGAACCAGAATGCCCGAACAATGCAATATATGAAGGAGCTGTAGATTGGAAAGCTTCTGACGGTACGGCTCTTCAAGGTACAATTACTTTGCCGTCAGGACTTACTGTAGATGCCAATGCACCACAGGAACCTGTAAGTGATGATGTATATTTCATTGTAACAGATAAGTGTACAGAATGTAAAGGATTCCATGAAGAACCTCAGTGTGCAGCGGTATGTCCTGTAGACTGCTGTGTGCCTGATGAGGACCATGTAGAATCTGAAGAAGCTCTGCTTAATAAAAAAGCATTCTTACACGGTGAATAA
- a CDS encoding DUF1015 domain-containing protein → MPVFKPFRGIRPHRDFESTFPTHPLDNFTQEEIAEKAQVENTYINMIKPYVVSKSKDIDRNLRKIRSTFEELLEEKKLVQDNSAYYLYEQIYPNKQMFRGLLGLASIEDFWNGKIKRHESTIPQKKEKLAHYLEKVNLQAEPVLLTYPANSKIELLMNHEEKNVPIFNHVDSLGIRHKIWRIDNRLKLQQFKEVIDQIDSFYIADGHHRIGSTALNAKYHKEKNKKHNGTEHYNFVYSFIVSNQSIKIHDYNRILHDLNGIAPEDFLKQLEQYFLIHEKGETPYYPSQKFHISMYMDGKFYSLHVKHDLRSKEMSLDNLDHHLLDKYIFKNILKIEDPDSSELISYVKGTSNINGINILKEKVDNGEGKVGFGIYPVSFNDMIKISDLKLSMPPKCTFIEPKLITALVMYDMKP, encoded by the coding sequence ATGCCTGTTTTTAAACCTTTCCGTGGAATAAGACCTCATAGAGACTTTGAGAGTACTTTCCCTACCCATCCACTGGATAATTTCACCCAGGAAGAGATTGCAGAGAAAGCTCAAGTTGAAAATACTTACATCAATATGATCAAACCCTATGTTGTAAGTAAATCCAAAGATATTGACCGGAACCTGAGAAAGATCCGTTCTACATTTGAAGAACTTCTGGAAGAAAAGAAATTAGTCCAGGACAATTCAGCCTATTATCTTTATGAGCAGATCTATCCCAACAAACAGATGTTCAGAGGACTTCTGGGATTGGCAAGTATTGAAGATTTCTGGAATGGAAAAATCAAAAGACACGAAAGTACCATTCCGCAGAAAAAAGAAAAACTGGCCCATTATCTTGAAAAAGTAAACTTGCAGGCAGAACCTGTACTTCTTACCTATCCGGCCAATTCAAAGATTGAATTGCTGATGAACCATGAGGAAAAAAATGTTCCTATCTTCAACCATGTGGATTCGCTGGGTATCAGACACAAAATATGGAGAATTGACAATCGCCTGAAACTTCAGCAGTTTAAGGAAGTAATTGATCAGATTGATTCTTTCTACATTGCCGATGGACACCACAGAATCGGATCTACAGCATTAAATGCCAAATACCATAAAGAGAAAAACAAAAAACATAACGGTACAGAGCATTACAATTTTGTATATAGTTTTATTGTTTCTAACCAGTCGATCAAGATTCATGACTATAACAGAATCTTACATGATCTGAATGGAATTGCTCCGGAAGATTTCCTGAAGCAGCTTGAACAATATTTCCTTATTCACGAAAAAGGAGAAACACCATACTACCCTTCTCAAAAGTTCCACATTTCGATGTATATGGACGGTAAGTTTTATTCTCTTCACGTAAAGCATGATCTTCGTTCCAAGGAAATGTCTCTGGACAATCTGGATCACCATCTTTTAGACAAGTATATTTTCAAAAATATTCTGAAAATTGAAGATCCGGACAGCTCTGAGCTTATTTCTTATGTAAAAGGAACCTCCAATATCAACGGAATCAATATTTTAAAAGAAAAAGTGGATAACGGTGAAGGTAAAGTCGGTTTCGGAATTTATCCTGTAAGTTTTAATGATATGATTAAAATTTCAGACTTAAAACTAAGCATGCCTCCGAAATGTACATTCATTGAGCCAAAATTGATTACAGCCTTAGTAATGTATGATATGAAACCTTAA
- a CDS encoding D-2-hydroxyacid dehydrogenase: MKVLANDGISKAGENALKQAGIEILDNRVAQDHVINFINDNNVTVLLVRSATKVRQDLIDACPGLKIIGRGGIGMDNIDVEYARSKGIKVINTPTASSKSVAELVFGHFISLARFLHESNRLMPLEGETHFNAMKKSFSNAHELSEKTLGVIGFGSIGQEVVKIGIALGMKITVLTRSPKTEVLTLNFFDGQSVNFEITSTNDMEAFLKDADFISINTPKTNEYILDTPQFEKMKDGVYIVNTARGGVINEVALIDFIESGKVAGAALDVFENEPNPELPLLMNPALSLSPHIGGNTVDAQEKIGIELAEQIIKLQKETIR; encoded by the coding sequence ATGAAAGTTTTAGCAAACGACGGAATCTCAAAAGCAGGAGAAAACGCTCTGAAACAAGCCGGAATTGAAATTCTGGACAATAGAGTAGCCCAGGATCACGTTATTAATTTTATCAACGATAATAATGTGACTGTTCTTCTTGTGAGAAGTGCCACGAAAGTGAGGCAGGATCTGATTGATGCATGTCCTGGTCTTAAAATTATCGGAAGAGGCGGTATCGGAATGGATAATATTGATGTGGAATATGCCAGAAGCAAAGGCATTAAAGTCATCAATACTCCTACAGCATCTTCAAAATCAGTGGCGGAATTGGTTTTCGGACATTTCATCTCACTGGCAAGGTTCCTTCATGAATCCAACAGACTGATGCCTCTGGAAGGAGAAACGCATTTCAATGCGATGAAAAAGTCATTCAGCAACGCGCATGAACTTTCAGAGAAAACATTAGGAGTAATCGGCTTTGGAAGTATTGGCCAGGAAGTTGTAAAAATAGGAATCGCTTTAGGAATGAAAATAACCGTTCTGACAAGAAGTCCGAAAACAGAAGTTCTAACGCTGAATTTCTTCGATGGACAGTCAGTTAACTTTGAAATCACTTCCACCAATGATATGGAAGCATTCCTTAAAGATGCCGATTTCATCAGCATCAATACGCCGAAGACGAATGAGTATATTCTGGACACGCCTCAGTTTGAAAAAATGAAAGACGGAGTCTATATTGTAAATACTGCAAGAGGAGGTGTCATCAATGAAGTGGCACTGATTGATTTTATTGAATCAGGAAAAGTAGCCGGAGCGGCACTGGACGTTTTTGAAAACGAACCGAACCCCGAGTTACCTTTGCTGATGAACCCTGCATTATCACTTTCCCCTCACATAGGCGGAAATACGGTAGATGCACAGGAGAAAATCGGTATCGAACTTGCAGAACAAATTATTAAGCTACAAAAAGAAACTATAAGATAA
- a CDS encoding peptidylprolyl isomerase, whose product MKKLLLGLALVGGQLVFAQKVTGAKVGNSPEKEVQATISKEKVSLYNDNFQKFVVALQASDRTAIDGLISEKVKEIVTDDVLKKVKDGIDPNKKLEVLKAGYYKTMDGISHPSIKYKYEGGSSKEVITAVFEDDGKILGVLPSK is encoded by the coding sequence ATGAAAAAATTATTGCTAGGACTGGCGCTTGTTGGCGGACAGCTGGTTTTTGCACAGAAAGTAACCGGTGCAAAGGTTGGAAACAGTCCTGAAAAGGAAGTGCAGGCCACTATAAGTAAGGAGAAGGTCAGTTTGTATAATGATAACTTCCAGAAGTTCGTTGTAGCTTTACAGGCTTCAGACCGTACGGCTATTGATGGATTGATTTCTGAGAAGGTAAAGGAAATTGTGACGGATGATGTGCTTAAAAAAGTCAAAGACGGTATTGATCCCAACAAAAAACTTGAAGTCTTGAAGGCCGGATATTATAAAACAATGGACGGAATCAGTCATCCAAGTATTAAATATAAATATGAGGGTGGATCTTCCAAGGAAGTAATTACCGCTGTATTTGAGGATGACGGAAAAATTCTTGGGGTATTGCCCTCGAAATAA
- a CDS encoding acyl-CoA reductase, with protein sequence MNTENQVLGLIKLSDYIKAFLAKKPEDHNEDDADIELLLKRSEIENPWFTIDNQKFALQQWAELLTEDNIRNWLAHYSISKISKRVGLILAGNIPLVGFHDVISVILANHIPVIKLSSKDKYMIPFLLKKWNDFSSENVTFEFVEKLENFDAVIATGSNNTARYLEYYFKNHLSIIRKNRTSVAVLKGDETNEELQLLAKDIFQYFGLGCRNVTRIFIPQDFVIDRLFENFLGFQDIINHNKYANNYDYNRAVYLLNQDKFWDNNFVMLKEDEKLFSPLSVINFSRYESLDDVKDFIAENEENIQCVVAKEELGMNAIPFGEAQNPGLDTYADNVDTMKFLELV encoded by the coding sequence ATGAATACCGAAAATCAAGTTTTAGGACTTATTAAGTTAAGCGATTATATAAAAGCGTTTTTAGCGAAGAAACCGGAGGATCACAATGAAGATGATGCTGATATTGAATTATTGTTAAAAAGATCTGAAATAGAGAATCCGTGGTTTACCATTGATAATCAGAAATTTGCTTTACAGCAATGGGCAGAACTTCTGACTGAAGATAACATCAGAAACTGGCTGGCCCATTATTCCATTTCTAAAATTTCAAAAAGAGTTGGACTTATTTTAGCAGGAAATATTCCTTTGGTAGGATTTCATGATGTGATTTCCGTGATTCTGGCCAATCATATTCCTGTGATTAAGCTGTCTTCAAAAGATAAATATATGATTCCGTTTTTATTAAAGAAATGGAATGACTTTTCCAGTGAGAACGTAACTTTTGAATTTGTAGAAAAATTAGAGAATTTTGATGCCGTTATTGCGACAGGAAGTAACAATACAGCAAGATATCTGGAATATTATTTCAAAAATCATTTGAGCATTATCCGTAAAAACAGGACTTCTGTTGCGGTGCTTAAAGGTGATGAAACGAATGAAGAACTGCAATTGCTTGCAAAAGATATTTTCCAGTATTTCGGATTGGGATGCAGAAATGTAACGAGAATTTTTATTCCGCAGGATTTTGTGATTGACAGGCTGTTTGAGAACTTTTTAGGGTTCCAGGATATCATCAATCATAATAAATATGCCAATAATTATGATTATAACAGAGCGGTTTATCTTTTGAATCAGGATAAATTCTGGGATAATAATTTTGTGATGCTGAAAGAGGATGAAAAACTGTTCAGTCCGCTTTCTGTGATCAATTTCAGCAGATATGAATCTTTGGATGATGTGAAAGACTTTATCGCAGAAAATGAAGAAAATATTCAGTGTGTAGTGGCAAAGGAGGAGTTGGGAATGAATGCAATTCCGTTTGGGGAAGCACAAAATCCGGGTCTTGATACCTACGCAGATAATGTGGATACAATGAAATTTTTAGAACTGGTCTGA
- a CDS encoding DUF6952 family protein has translation MKLPVIRQFYQNQTPENLEKTLEVLESFCEFRGTSEEDLNVAGELITNICGALEVHANVQNGMSEKDALNSFAQKVLGSIDK, from the coding sequence ATGAAATTACCCGTAATCAGACAGTTTTATCAGAATCAGACTCCTGAAAACCTTGAAAAAACATTAGAAGTACTGGAAAGTTTCTGCGAGTTCAGAGGAACAAGCGAAGAAGATTTAAATGTTGCAGGAGAATTAATCACCAACATTTGCGGAGCTTTAGAAGTTCACGCCAATGTACAAAACGGAATGAGTGAGAAAGATGCTTTAAACTCTTTTGCTCAGAAGGTTTTAGGATCAATTGACAAATAA
- a CDS encoding M28 family peptidase codes for MKKILGTSLLFCGIFAFGQSKEDSIQFRKISTEILNNGKGYNELRELTQTIGNRLSGSEAYEKSVQWAAQKLRDAGADKVWLQEVMIPVWVRGKESLHIQTSKGKWKNIKMLSLGNSEGTGGKDVSGEIIIVKSLEEYDQLPAEKVKDKIVFFNYPFNQGNVQTFISYRDASAYRRTTASLTAKKGGKFAIVRSLSSAFDDVPHTGNMRYDENIPKVPAVTIGNSSADELEALLKNHKVTAKLNSNCGMKGEKLSHSVIGEITGQKDQSVIVVGGHLDSWDVGEGAHDDGAGIVQSIEVLRTFKKLGIQNNHTIRAVCFANEENGTKGGKQYGKTAKENNEKHLFAIESDAGGFSPRGISLEMNAPQRNQIKGWVNLFLPYGVYNFEGKYSGSDIAPLHEMGVPTAELVPDPQRYFDIHHTEEDTFEKVNRRELLLGAAVMTQLIYMIDKNW; via the coding sequence ATGAAAAAGATATTAGGAACATCATTATTATTTTGTGGAATATTTGCTTTCGGCCAGTCCAAAGAAGATTCCATTCAGTTCAGAAAAATTTCCACCGAAATTCTGAACAATGGCAAAGGATATAATGAATTAAGAGAACTTACCCAAACAATAGGCAATCGTTTAAGCGGTTCTGAAGCCTACGAAAAATCGGTACAGTGGGCAGCACAGAAACTCCGTGATGCCGGAGCTGATAAGGTGTGGCTTCAGGAAGTCATGATCCCGGTTTGGGTAAGAGGAAAAGAATCCCTGCATATTCAAACCTCCAAAGGAAAATGGAAAAACATCAAAATGCTTTCGCTTGGAAATTCTGAAGGAACAGGAGGAAAAGATGTTTCAGGTGAAATCATCATAGTAAAATCACTGGAGGAATATGATCAGCTTCCCGCTGAAAAGGTGAAGGATAAGATTGTCTTTTTCAATTACCCTTTTAATCAGGGAAATGTACAGACTTTCATTTCTTACCGTGATGCAAGTGCTTACAGACGGACTACAGCTTCTTTAACGGCTAAAAAAGGAGGCAAATTTGCCATCGTCAGGTCACTTTCTTCAGCTTTCGACGATGTTCCCCACACCGGAAACATGCGTTATGACGAAAATATTCCCAAAGTACCAGCTGTAACCATTGGAAACAGCTCTGCTGATGAGCTTGAAGCGTTGTTAAAAAATCATAAGGTTACTGCTAAACTCAATTCCAACTGCGGAATGAAAGGCGAGAAACTCTCCCACTCCGTTATCGGGGAAATTACAGGCCAAAAAGATCAAAGCGTTATTGTGGTTGGCGGACACCTTGATTCCTGGGATGTAGGTGAAGGTGCCCATGACGACGGAGCCGGGATTGTGCAGAGTATCGAAGTATTAAGAACCTTTAAAAAATTAGGCATACAAAACAACCACACCATTCGCGCGGTTTGCTTTGCCAACGAAGAAAACGGAACAAAAGGAGGAAAACAATATGGCAAAACAGCGAAAGAAAACAATGAAAAACATCTTTTTGCTATAGAATCAGATGCCGGAGGCTTTTCACCCAGAGGAATTTCCCTGGAAATGAATGCCCCTCAGAGAAACCAGATCAAAGGCTGGGTTAATCTGTTCTTACCATATGGCGTCTATAACTTTGAAGGAAAATATTCCGGGTCGGATATCGCTCCGCTTCACGAAATGGGTGTTCCCACTGCTGAACTGGTTCCAGATCCACAGCGTTATTTTGATATTCACCATACGGAGGAAGATACTTTTGAAAAAGTCAACCGCAGAGAACTGCTGCTCGGTGCTGCAGTAATGACACAACTTATTTATATGATTGATAAAAATTGGTAA